One Bacillus carboniphilus genomic window carries:
- a CDS encoding helix-turn-helix domain-containing protein, producing the protein MDKTICPRFEKAMGFLSQRWTGLIIYQLLSGPQRFCNIESSIGVSGRVLSDRLKELENEGLVKREVFPETPVRIEYSLTEKGKALEPIMRETEKWSQHWLEA; encoded by the coding sequence ATGGATAAGACGATTTGTCCTAGATTTGAAAAAGCAATGGGTTTTTTGAGCCAAAGATGGACAGGTTTAATTATTTACCAGCTTCTATCTGGTCCACAGAGGTTTTGCAATATAGAATCATCCATTGGTGTAAGTGGTAGAGTTCTATCGGATCGATTAAAGGAACTTGAAAACGAGGGTCTTGTAAAACGCGAAGTCTTCCCAGAGACTCCAGTACGAATAGAGTACTCCTTAACTGAAAAAGGAAAGGCCCTTGAACCCATCATGCGCGAAACCGAAAAATGGTCGCAACACTGGCTAGAAGCCTAG
- a CDS encoding GNAT family N-acetyltransferase — protein MNKALKVGAERFIVKDVAEPVATIEYLLETPGDKCTWLGLLQIKKEYQGRGYGTRILGQIEEIFRGQQVKNYRIGVIAENEPALKFWKKHGFQEVKSVINEDAKETITFEKNLSEL, from the coding sequence ATCAATAAGGCGTTAAAGGTTGGGGCAGAAAGGTTTATTGTGAAAGATGTAGCTGAACCGGTGGCTACGATTGAATATTTACTAGAAACCCCTGGTGATAAATGTACCTGGCTAGGACTTTTACAAATCAAAAAGGAATACCAGGGTAGAGGGTACGGAACCCGCATTTTAGGTCAGATTGAAGAAATCTTCAGAGGACAACAAGTGAAGAACTATAGAATTGGCGTCATTGCAGAAAATGAACCAGCCTTGAAGTTTTGGAAGAAACACGGTTTTCAGGAGGTTAAATCTGTAATCAATGAGGATGCGAAGGAGACTATCACTTTTGAGAAAAACTTAAGTGAGTTATAA
- a CDS encoding NADPH-dependent FMN reductase, with the protein MGFINKLFGKSDQEEVTMTNEKLNIGIILGSTRQGRVSPQVGEWVKGIADQRGDANYEIVDIADFQLPFLGTTDGTEPGIAAWNEKLANLDGFVFIVQEYNHSITGALKNAIDFAREVWYNKAAGIVSYGSTGGARAAEHLRGILAEQKVADVRTHPTLSLFTDFANGTEFTPQDLHVDNVNTMLEEVVSWSGALKTLR; encoded by the coding sequence ATGGGATTTATCAATAAATTATTTGGAAAATCAGATCAGGAGGAAGTAACCATGACAAATGAAAAGTTAAACATAGGGATTATTTTAGGAAGTACACGTCAAGGAAGAGTAAGTCCACAAGTGGGAGAATGGGTAAAAGGAATTGCGGATCAACGTGGAGATGCAAACTATGAAATTGTCGATATTGCAGACTTTCAATTACCGTTCTTAGGAACAACAGATGGTACTGAACCAGGGATTGCAGCTTGGAATGAAAAATTAGCGAATTTAGATGGATTCGTATTCATCGTTCAAGAGTACAACCACAGCATAACAGGTGCGTTAAAAAACGCGATCGACTTTGCGCGTGAAGTTTGGTACAACAAAGCAGCTGGTATTGTAAGCTATGGTTCAACAGGTGGAGCACGTGCTGCTGAACATCTTCGAGGAATCCTTGCAGAGCAAAAAGTGGCAGATGTTCGAACACATCCAACACTAAGTTTATTTACCGATTTTGCAAATGGAACTGAATTCACACCACAGGACCTACATGTGGACAACGTGAACACTATGCTTGAGGAAGTTGTTTCATGGAGCGGTGCATTAAAAACATTAAGATAA
- a CDS encoding helix-turn-helix transcriptional regulator: MAIIINIDVMLAKRKMSVTELSERVGITMANLSILKNGKAKAIRLSTLEAICKALDCQPGDLLEYRSDEEVQT; encoded by the coding sequence ATGGCAATAATAATCAATATTGATGTAATGCTCGCAAAAAGGAAAATGAGTGTAACAGAACTTTCCGAGAGAGTTGGGATCACAATGGCGAATCTTTCTATATTAAAAAATGGAAAAGCCAAAGCCATTCGCTTATCCACTCTAGAAGCAATTTGTAAGGCTTTGGATTGCCAGCCGGGGGATCTTTTAGAATACAGAAGCGATGAAGAAGTACAAACATGA
- a CDS encoding NAD(P)-binding domain-containing protein, translated as MKEMRVGLVGIGKLGAAMMTHWYNNHVKIGIYHPSKIKVQAFLEGFPNGYFLTESELLQVDILVLALPAQEVIPFISGIVAKENPDTIFINMATALDTNEVKGKFPALHVLGVKYMGHSRDLMEHGNGLFITEETLPSQVEELYSHLGQIKVDQESRLTEVNKLATYLAVQAAVDIENEFTRRGFSPDYVKRALTSLAPEVIRSYSEGSLGHFANEVVEEIRKKDS; from the coding sequence ATGAAAGAGATGAGAGTAGGATTAGTCGGGATTGGTAAGTTAGGTGCGGCGATGATGACGCATTGGTACAACAATCATGTGAAAATCGGCATATATCACCCATCCAAGATAAAGGTACAGGCGTTTTTGGAAGGTTTTCCGAATGGATATTTCTTGACAGAATCTGAATTATTGCAGGTAGATATACTCGTTTTAGCATTACCTGCCCAAGAGGTCATCCCTTTTATTTCTGGAATTGTTGCAAAAGAAAATCCGGATACTATTTTCATCAATATGGCCACTGCTTTGGATACAAATGAGGTGAAAGGAAAGTTTCCAGCCCTTCATGTCTTGGGTGTGAAATATATGGGACACTCTCGAGATTTGATGGAACATGGGAATGGGTTATTCATTACCGAGGAGACCTTACCTTCTCAGGTTGAAGAACTTTATAGCCATCTCGGGCAGATTAAGGTCGACCAGGAAAGTCGTTTGACGGAAGTGAACAAGTTAGCAACCTATTTAGCTGTTCAAGCTGCTGTTGATATTGAAAATGAATTTACTAGAAGAGGGTTTTCACCTGATTATGTAAAAAGAGCCTTAACCTCTCTGGCTCCGGAAGTGATTCGCAGTTACTCTGAGGGGAGTCTTGGGCATTTTGCGAATGAGGTTGTGGAAGAGATTAGGAAAAAGGATAGCTAG
- a CDS encoding VOC family protein, giving the protein MNFHREPITFVGQVDLKVQNIERSIAFYKEVIGFKVLEQTSKSATFSADGKTALLTVEQPENVVPKQGKTTGLYHYALLLPKRTDLAKIVQHFVEIGLRFGSSDHLVSEALYLNDPDGNGIEIYIDRDPSEWNWNNGEVEMTVDPLNFPDLLSVGKQQSWKGLPANTVMGHIHLHVSELKKTEEFYSKGLGFEVVNRFGSQALFISDGKYHHHIGLNTWNGVGAPAPSPNSVGLKSFTLMLSSEEKKNKVVAQLNEIGASVTEENGSIVTTDPSGNRIRLLVQS; this is encoded by the coding sequence ATGAATTTTCATCGTGAACCGATTACTTTTGTAGGTCAAGTAGACCTAAAGGTACAGAATATAGAACGCTCTATCGCTTTTTATAAAGAAGTCATTGGCTTCAAGGTTTTAGAACAAACGTCTAAGTCCGCTACATTTAGTGCGGATGGAAAAACCGCATTATTAACAGTAGAACAACCAGAGAATGTAGTCCCAAAGCAAGGGAAGACAACGGGGTTATATCACTATGCACTACTTCTGCCAAAGCGAACAGATTTAGCTAAGATTGTTCAGCATTTTGTAGAAATTGGATTACGGTTCGGTTCCTCAGATCATCTGGTAAGTGAAGCTCTTTATCTAAACGACCCAGATGGAAATGGAATTGAAATATATATAGACCGGGACCCTTCTGAATGGAATTGGAATAATGGGGAAGTAGAAATGACAGTCGACCCATTGAATTTCCCAGACCTCCTATCTGTAGGAAAACAGCAGTCATGGAAAGGGCTGCCGGCTAACACGGTCATGGGACACATCCACTTGCACGTATCGGAATTAAAAAAGACAGAGGAGTTTTATTCCAAAGGACTCGGATTTGAAGTCGTCAATCGATTCGGTTCTCAGGCACTCTTTATTTCTGATGGCAAATACCATCATCATATTGGCTTAAATACTTGGAATGGCGTAGGGGCACCAGCACCTTCTCCTAATAGTGTTGGACTAAAGTCATTTACCCTAATGCTTTCAAGTGAGGAAAAGAAAAATAAAGTTGTGGCCCAGTTGAATGAAATTGGTGCATCCGTTACAGAAGAAAATGGTTCTATCGTTACGACAGATCCTTCAGGAAACCGGATTCGCTTACTAGTCCAAAGCTAG
- a CDS encoding ECF transporter S component, with the protein MKHSKVKVSVTIAMLSSISFILMLLNFPLPPFPGFLLVDFSDVPALIAALIFGPIAGIVVEFLKNVMNYLFIGSPTGVPVGQIANFLAGILFVLPTYYVYQKLRTRKGMVFSLVAGTITMGIIMSILNYYVILPAYTWFLNAPAMGAEETRKLIVASIFPFNLLKGMMISVVFFLIFVRMRPWITQQSGL; encoded by the coding sequence ATGAAACATTCGAAGGTTAAAGTAAGTGTGACTATTGCTATGCTATCCAGCATCTCGTTTATCTTGATGCTGCTGAATTTCCCGCTACCACCATTTCCGGGATTTCTATTAGTGGACTTTAGCGATGTCCCAGCACTTATTGCAGCACTGATTTTCGGTCCGATTGCCGGAATCGTTGTGGAATTCTTAAAAAACGTGATGAATTATCTATTCATCGGCAGTCCAACAGGCGTTCCAGTTGGTCAAATTGCTAACTTCCTAGCCGGAATCCTATTTGTTCTACCGACCTACTATGTTTATCAAAAATTGCGCACTCGTAAAGGAATGGTGTTTTCCCTAGTGGCTGGTACCATCACAATGGGAATCATCATGAGCATCTTAAACTATTATGTGATTTTACCGGCTTATACCTGGTTTTTAAATGCCCCCGCGATGGGTGCAGAGGAAACCCGCAAGCTTATTGTAGCTTCCATTTTTCCTTTTAACCTTTTAAAAGGAATGATGATTAGTGTGGTGTTCTTCTTAATCTTTGTTCGGATGAGACCTTGGATTACGCAGCAAAGTGGTCTTTAA
- a CDS encoding DoxX family protein, whose product MVQKYEVSLLIIRVVLGITFLVHGIAKLQMGLGNVAGWFESIGIMSFLGYVVAYIELLGGIALIIGIGTRIVSALIAFVMIGAIFTSKLSIGFIGAEAAGYELDVALLAMAAVLVISGSKLLSLDQKLQGGTGGQV is encoded by the coding sequence ATGGTTCAAAAATATGAAGTAAGTTTATTGATTATTCGTGTAGTCCTAGGAATAACATTCTTAGTCCATGGAATTGCTAAATTACAAATGGGTCTTGGAAATGTAGCAGGCTGGTTCGAAAGTATTGGAATTATGAGCTTCTTAGGTTATGTTGTGGCTTACATCGAACTTCTTGGCGGAATTGCCCTAATCATAGGAATTGGAACAAGAATAGTTTCAGCACTAATTGCTTTTGTCATGATCGGTGCTATTTTCACATCAAAACTATCCATCGGTTTCATCGGTGCAGAAGCAGCAGGCTATGAACTAGACGTAGCATTACTGGCAATGGCAGCAGTCCTAGTCATCAGTGGAAGCAAACTACTATCACTAGATCAAAAACTGCAAGGTGGGACAGGGGGACAGGTTTAG
- a CDS encoding manganese catalase family protein: protein MFYHVKELQYNAKPSQPDPVYAKKLQEILGGQFGEISVMMQYLFQGWNCRAEGKYRDMLLDIATEEIAHVEMIATMIAQLLDGAPAHDQEQAAKDPAVEAVLGGMNPQHAIVNGLGAQPNDSVGYPWTARYTIASGNLLADFRANLNAESQGRLQVCRLYEMTADPGVRDMLSFLIARDTMHQNQWMAAIEELEQTQGAIVPSTFNQEYEKQEVSYSFMNFSQGEESSTGRWASGPTFDGQGNFEYIQNPEAMGQKPQLNPGPKYIHGTPPLDMRIQRGAGKMEPTYNNDQPLQ, encoded by the coding sequence ATGTTCTATCATGTTAAAGAACTTCAATATAATGCAAAACCGAGCCAGCCAGATCCAGTTTATGCAAAAAAGCTACAAGAAATTTTAGGGGGGCAATTTGGAGAAATTTCCGTCATGATGCAATACCTATTTCAAGGGTGGAATTGTCGAGCAGAAGGAAAATATCGTGACATGCTACTCGACATCGCAACAGAGGAAATTGCTCATGTGGAAATGATTGCAACCATGATTGCTCAATTGTTAGACGGAGCACCGGCTCATGACCAGGAACAAGCTGCAAAGGATCCAGCGGTGGAAGCAGTGCTAGGGGGAATGAATCCTCAACATGCAATTGTAAATGGACTAGGTGCGCAGCCGAATGACAGTGTAGGATACCCTTGGACAGCTCGTTACACCATCGCAAGCGGAAACTTACTTGCGGATTTTAGAGCTAACCTCAATGCAGAATCGCAAGGACGGCTTCAAGTATGTAGACTGTATGAGATGACTGCAGACCCAGGAGTTAGAGACATGCTTTCATTCCTAATTGCTCGAGATACTATGCACCAAAACCAATGGATGGCAGCGATAGAAGAACTAGAGCAAACGCAAGGTGCCATTGTACCAAGTACGTTTAACCAAGAATATGAGAAACAAGAAGTGTCTTACTCGTTCATGAACTTTTCACAAGGCGAAGAGAGCAGCACGGGAAGATGGGCAAGTGGACCAACTTTCGATGGGCAAGGTAACTTTGAATACATCCAAAATCCAGAAGCAATGGGGCAAAAACCACAGTTAAATCCAGGACCTAAATATATCCATGGAACCCCTCCACTTGACATGAGAATCCAACGCGGGGCAGGAAAGATGGAACCAACTTATAATAACGATCAACCGCTCCAATAA
- a CDS encoding lysozyme inhibitor LprI family protein, which produces MKNKRNFLIGLLTVVLVILTSCENPADDSSPTSDNQVQKNESAQNANEESPEKVDTIEEDISTEDKESLKEEYLKKLNETKREWDEIRENSKDEITYALKTIEGDRYDVWDGLLNEIYGVLKEQLTPKEMDQLRTEQREWIKYRDQSAKEASLKYEGGTQEHLEYVIVLNNLTEERCFELVEEYME; this is translated from the coding sequence ATGAAGAATAAACGCAATTTTTTAATAGGGTTGTTAACCGTAGTATTAGTGATATTGACTTCATGTGAAAATCCAGCAGACGATTCAAGTCCTACGTCGGACAACCAGGTACAAAAGAATGAATCAGCTCAAAACGCAAACGAGGAATCTCCAGAAAAGGTAGACACAATAGAAGAAGACATCTCAACAGAAGATAAAGAGAGTCTTAAAGAAGAATATCTTAAGAAATTAAATGAAACAAAAAGAGAATGGGATGAGATCAGAGAAAACTCAAAAGATGAAATCACATATGCTTTAAAAACAATAGAAGGTGACAGATACGACGTTTGGGATGGATTACTAAATGAAATCTATGGTGTCCTAAAGGAGCAGCTCACTCCAAAAGAAATGGACCAACTAAGAACAGAGCAACGTGAGTGGATAAAATACAGAGATCAATCTGCAAAAGAGGCTTCCTTAAAATATGAGGGCGGTACGCAGGAACATCTAGAATACGTTATCGTCCTAAACAATCTCACAGAAGAAAGATGCTTTGAACTAGTGGAAGAATATATGGAATAA